One window of the Lactococcus lactis genome contains the following:
- a CDS encoding UDP-N-acetylglucosamine 1-carboxyvinyltransferase, whose amino-acid sequence MKKIVINGGKRISGTIPISGAKNSVVALIPATILANDVVTLEGVPDISDVASLVEIMEIMGAKIERNLEEGRLVIDTRSVVSRPLPYGKINSLRASYYFNGALLGRFGQATVGLPGGCDLGPRPTDLHDKAFKALGAKKIQEEEAEHLEVIGDSLVGTTIYMDVVSVGATINTMLAASRAKGLTIIENAAREPEIIDVATLLNNMGAQVRGAGTDIIRITGVDEMHGAQHTVIPDRIEAGTYLALAAAMGDGVIIENVIYEHLESFIAKLEEMGVGLTIREDSIEVHKSENLKSVNITSVPYPGFATDLQQPITPLLLKAKGRGSIVDTIYQKRVNHVPELARMGANISVLDDRIIYDAPNELTGSCVQATDLRAGAALVTAGIIASGTTKISNIEFILRGYDHIIEKLTAVGVDIQLIEELQK is encoded by the coding sequence ATGAAAAAAATAGTAATTAATGGTGGGAAGCGTATTTCAGGAACCATCCCAATTTCTGGCGCAAAAAATTCAGTAGTCGCTTTGATTCCAGCAACTATCTTAGCTAACGATGTTGTAACGCTTGAAGGAGTTCCAGATATTTCTGATGTTGCAAGTTTAGTCGAAATCATGGAAATCATGGGAGCAAAAATTGAACGAAATCTTGAAGAAGGACGACTTGTGATTGATACACGCAGTGTTGTTTCTCGTCCCCTTCCTTATGGAAAAATCAACTCTTTACGTGCTTCTTATTATTTCAATGGGGCACTTTTGGGACGTTTTGGTCAGGCAACAGTAGGCTTGCCTGGTGGCTGTGATTTAGGCCCTCGTCCAACGGATTTACATGATAAAGCCTTTAAAGCTCTAGGGGCTAAGAAGATTCAAGAAGAAGAAGCTGAGCACTTAGAAGTGATTGGTGATTCGTTAGTTGGAACAACCATTTATATGGATGTTGTTTCTGTTGGGGCAACAATTAATACTATGCTTGCTGCTAGTCGTGCAAAAGGTTTAACTATCATTGAAAATGCTGCCCGTGAACCTGAGATTATTGATGTGGCGACACTTCTAAATAATATGGGCGCACAAGTTCGAGGAGCTGGGACTGACATTATCCGCATTACTGGAGTGGATGAAATGCACGGTGCTCAACATACGGTGATTCCTGACCGTATCGAAGCGGGAACTTATCTTGCCTTAGCAGCTGCTATGGGAGATGGTGTCATCATTGAAAATGTTATTTATGAACACTTGGAATCTTTCATTGCTAAACTTGAAGAAATGGGTGTAGGTTTGACCATTCGTGAAGATAGTATTGAAGTTCATAAATCAGAAAATCTAAAATCAGTCAATATTACTTCTGTTCCTTACCCAGGGTTTGCGACGGATTTGCAACAACCAATTACACCACTTTTATTGAAAGCAAAAGGTCGTGGTTCAATTGTTGATACGATTTATCAAAAACGTGTCAATCATGTCCCTGAATTAGCTCGTATGGGTGCTAATATTTCTGTTTTAGACGATCGAATTATTTATGACGCTCCTAATGAATTAACTGGTAGTTGTGTTCAAGCAACTGACTTACGTGCTGGTGCGGCTTTGGTTACTGCTGGAATTATTGCCAGTGGAACTACAAAAATCTCTAATATTGAGTTTATCCTACGTGGTTATGACCACATCATTGAAAAATTGACTGCTGTTGGTGTAGATATTCAATTGATTGAAGAGTTACAAAAGTGA
- a CDS encoding YdbC family protein — translation MADKLKFEIIEELIVLSENAKGWRKELNRVSWNDAEPKYDIRTWSPDHEKMGKGITLSEEEFGVLLKELGNK, via the coding sequence ATGGCTGATAAATTAAAATTTGAAATCATTGAAGAATTGATTGTTCTCTCTGAAAATGCAAAAGGTTGGCGTAAAGAATTAAATCGTGTTTCTTGGAATGATGCCGAACCTAAATATGACATTCGTACTTGGTCACCTGACCATGAAAAAATGGGTAAAGGAATTACTTTATCTGAAGAAGAATTTGGTGTTCTCTTAAAAGAATTAGGAAATAAATAA
- a CDS encoding Rgg/GadR/MutR family transcriptional regulator yields the protein MEIKEVASEDISYAQISKFERGKTDMTLTKFLSSLKAINVSLEEFYHEAYFSNLSKGPLFNYDFCQKFEIEDKEKLHQLLKIETDLLTLHPSIKCHKLNIIQIKSQLHLIDPNIQVNKKDTLYLKEYLLSINKFCAYELYLYSSCLSLLDNKTQEQLIQKIISAEDEYLDFISPKILKIILRLIPIFIENNFLDSLPLLFTYLESHTKSDLFFYEKVTTVYLKALYELKINPENHEASSLLNSYSEVFKLFNSLETEH from the coding sequence ATGGAAATTAAAGAAGTGGCTAGCGAAGATATTTCTTATGCTCAAATTTCCAAATTTGAAAGAGGGAAAACGGACATGACGCTTACAAAGTTTCTTAGTAGTCTTAAGGCAATCAATGTCAGTCTTGAGGAATTTTATCATGAAGCCTATTTTTCTAACTTATCTAAAGGCCCTCTTTTTAATTATGACTTTTGTCAAAAATTTGAAATTGAAGATAAAGAAAAACTTCATCAGCTCCTTAAAATAGAGACCGACTTGCTTACGCTTCACCCCAGTATAAAATGTCACAAACTCAATATTATCCAAATCAAATCCCAACTTCATCTGATTGACCCTAATATTCAAGTAAATAAAAAAGATACTCTCTATCTAAAAGAATATCTGCTTTCAATTAATAAATTCTGTGCCTATGAACTTTATCTGTATAGCTCTTGTCTTTCTCTCCTTGATAATAAAACACAAGAGCAATTAATTCAAAAAATTATATCCGCTGAAGATGAATATTTAGACTTTATCAGTCCTAAAATTCTTAAGATAATTCTTCGCCTCATTCCCATATTTATAGAAAATAATTTTTTAGATTCTCTCCCCTTGCTTTTTACATATCTTGAGTCACATACTAAGAGTGATTTATTTTTTTACGAAAAAGTAACTACGGTCTATTTGAAAGCATTATATGAGTTGAAAATAAATCCTGAGAATCATGAGGCCTCTTCTCTTTTAAATTCTTATAGCGAAGTCTTTAAACTTTTCAACTCTCTTGAGACCGAGCATTAA
- a CDS encoding ABC transporter ATP-binding protein, whose protein sequence is MRKFKSYFLLLFEGLKTFSKASRWGTFVLVILVPIEALVPTGIIFSIQKVTTELAKGSVFSMSWGIFWAVLLLISNIIPPATTAISGYLTDVLIANINQKLIDKASEIKSLEVFENDEFYNDVETVRSELSWRPVNLIVFTLSNVRYIISLLSLLVLLFNYTWWLPLAIVIVLVPQSLIHYRIQQEAFETLVTRRPEARKMNYLLEIALNRDYAKESRLFNVFDFLKKRYWKLFYTVHKEENRIRMRQFGIALIFIIISSLVSMFAFIYLVFQVRSGKLSLGIVVGFASSLVAAISASNGLVEESDLLYDTLMWLEKYLKLMRKSFTESGYKSITEINQISLDNVSFAYPKENQKVLKSISLGIKKGEKIAIVGQNGSGKSTLLKLLADLFTPTSGQILINNEDLREIKHEDYWAKISPVFQDFSRFKFSVGDSISFEEKTGVDEALQFSGLPDLNSELQLGKEFGGTDLSGGQWQKLAIARAFYKNNVELYLFDEANSALDVHSEKQLYQKLMELSAGATVIWITHRMTSVKLSDKVIYLDKGKVLGFDSHENLLKNENYASLYREQFE, encoded by the coding sequence ATGAGAAAATTTAAATCGTATTTTTTGTTGCTTTTTGAGGGATTGAAAACTTTTTCTAAAGCGAGTAGGTGGGGGACTTTTGTGCTTGTTATTTTGGTTCCGATTGAAGCACTTGTTCCGACAGGGATTATTTTTTCTATTCAAAAAGTAACAACCGAACTGGCTAAAGGTTCGGTTTTTTCGATGAGTTGGGGAATTTTTTGGGCAGTTTTGCTTTTGATCTCAAATATTATTCCGCCAGCGACAACGGCTATTTCAGGTTATTTGACGGACGTCTTGATTGCAAACATTAATCAAAAATTAATAGATAAAGCAAGTGAAATCAAGTCATTGGAAGTTTTTGAAAATGATGAATTCTATAATGATGTGGAAACAGTTAGGAGTGAACTTTCTTGGCGACCAGTAAATTTAATTGTTTTCACGCTTTCCAATGTTCGTTATATTATTTCTTTACTTTCTTTGCTTGTTTTACTTTTTAACTATACTTGGTGGTTACCTTTAGCAATCGTGATTGTTTTAGTACCTCAAAGTTTAATTCATTATCGAATTCAACAGGAGGCTTTTGAAACTTTGGTAACAAGGCGACCAGAAGCACGTAAGATGAATTATCTACTAGAAATTGCCTTAAATCGTGATTATGCTAAAGAGAGTCGTCTTTTCAATGTTTTTGATTTTTTGAAGAAACGGTATTGGAAACTCTTTTACACGGTACATAAGGAAGAAAATCGGATACGCATGCGACAATTTGGAATTGCTTTGATTTTTATTATTATAAGTTCACTTGTATCAATGTTCGCTTTTATTTATCTTGTATTTCAAGTTCGTTCAGGTAAATTATCTCTTGGAATTGTCGTAGGTTTTGCTTCAAGTTTGGTTGCAGCAATTTCGGCCTCGAATGGCCTAGTAGAGGAATCTGACCTGCTTTATGATACTTTGATGTGGTTGGAGAAATATCTTAAATTGATGAGAAAGTCATTCACTGAATCCGGCTATAAAAGTATTACTGAAATCAATCAAATTAGTTTAGATAATGTATCCTTTGCCTATCCAAAAGAAAATCAAAAAGTTCTTAAAAGTATTTCTCTTGGGATTAAAAAGGGGGAAAAAATCGCTATTGTAGGTCAGAATGGTTCCGGGAAATCAACCTTATTGAAATTATTAGCTGATTTATTTACTCCGACAAGTGGTCAGATTTTAATTAATAATGAAGATTTAAGAGAAATAAAGCATGAAGACTACTGGGCAAAAATTTCTCCTGTATTTCAGGATTTTTCAAGATTTAAATTTTCTGTCGGAGATTCTATTAGTTTTGAAGAGAAAACAGGAGTTGATGAAGCTTTACAATTTTCAGGATTGCCTGATTTGAATTCAGAACTTCAATTGGGCAAGGAGTTTGGTGGAACTGATTTGTCAGGAGGACAATGGCAGAAGTTAGCAATTGCTAGAGCTTTTTATAAAAATAATGTGGAACTGTATCTTTTTGATGAGGCTAATAGTGCACTTGATGTGCACAGTGAAAAACAACTCTATCAAAAATTGATGGAGCTGTCTGCTGGAGCAACAGTAATTTGGATTACTCATCGAATGACTTCAGTCAAATTATCTGATAAAGTTATCTACTTAGATAAAGGCAAGGTATTAGGGTTTGATTCTCATGAAAATCTGTTAAAAAATGAAAACTATGCGTCTTTGTATCGAGAACAATTTGAATAA
- a CDS encoding DUF3397 domain-containing protein translates to MFIKVLMALYPLIVFIALVFIFKFFRLRHLTNRKLKIPDVFTIFLILGMQIFSKNVTSISIIPYYLLIISGLALVLLLLDLLYYKQFTYRRFLKLWWRLTFFITLIIYLILIVITFTH, encoded by the coding sequence ATGTTTATAAAAGTACTTATGGCGCTTTATCCCCTTATTGTCTTTATTGCATTGGTTTTCATTTTCAAGTTTTTTAGACTTCGTCACTTAACCAATCGCAAACTAAAAATTCCAGATGTTTTTACAATATTTCTCATCTTAGGGATGCAAATTTTTTCTAAAAATGTTACAAGTATCAGCATCATTCCATACTACCTGCTAATCATTTCTGGCTTAGCGCTTGTTTTGTTGTTGCTTGATTTGCTTTATTATAAACAATTTACCTATCGTCGCTTTTTAAAACTCTGGTGGCGCTTGACCTTCTTTATTACTTTGATTATTTATCTTATCCTTATTGTGATAACATTTACCCATTAA
- a CDS encoding biotin transporter BioY, producing the protein MQNTKLYSLTLIALGAAIIAVLSPLSIPIGIVPVTLQTLAVGLVATVLKARETFFAILLYLLLGFIGIPVFTGGTSGIAVLFGPTGGFLIAFLIMGTLISFGLHQINYKTIPAFIINIVGHLLMLVIGTLWLKFFTNVDWSLALKLGFTPFVIVEIIKAVLVTIFGLALIRALSHTNKYFTN; encoded by the coding sequence ATGCAAAATACAAAATTATATTCTTTAACCCTAATTGCTCTTGGTGCAGCAATTATTGCAGTTCTCTCTCCTCTGTCTATCCCAATTGGTATTGTGCCCGTCACCTTACAAACACTTGCCGTAGGACTTGTTGCCACAGTACTAAAAGCGCGTGAAACTTTTTTTGCCATCTTACTCTATCTCCTGCTAGGATTTATTGGAATTCCCGTATTCACTGGAGGGACATCAGGAATTGCGGTTCTTTTTGGTCCAACAGGTGGTTTTCTAATTGCCTTTTTAATAATGGGAACCCTTATTTCTTTTGGCCTTCATCAAATTAATTATAAGACCATCCCTGCTTTTATCATAAATATTGTAGGACACCTGCTTATGTTAGTTATCGGAACATTGTGGCTCAAATTTTTTACCAATGTCGACTGGTCATTGGCCTTAAAGCTTGGATTCACACCATTTGTCATTGTTGAAATTATTAAAGCTGTCCTTGTTACTATCTTTGGCTTAGCACTTATTCGTGCACTTTCTCACACAAATAAATACTTTACAAACTAA
- a CDS encoding aminoacyl-tRNA deacylase, protein MSKKQKLKKTLVEQILDKAKIEHTGLAINALESNSLPVDISRSDIYKTLALIGDKTGPVIGILPLTEHLSEKKLAKVSGNKKVSMIPQKDLQKTTGYIHGANNPVGIWQNKKFPIFIDSIALEHDFIVCSAGEVGRSIKIAPKVLADFVHAQFVEIRE, encoded by the coding sequence ATGTCTAAAAAGCAAAAATTAAAGAAAACACTTGTAGAACAAATTCTTGATAAGGCAAAAATTGAGCATACTGGACTTGCAATTAACGCTTTAGAAAGTAATAGCCTCCCTGTGGATATCAGTCGCAGTGATATTTATAAAACCCTAGCACTAATCGGCGATAAAACTGGTCCTGTCATTGGTATTCTTCCACTGACAGAGCATTTATCAGAAAAAAAATTGGCCAAAGTTTCGGGCAATAAAAAAGTAAGCATGATTCCTCAAAAAGACTTGCAAAAAACGACAGGTTATATTCACGGTGCAAATAATCCTGTAGGGATTTGGCAAAATAAAAAATTCCCAATTTTTATTGATTCTATTGCCTTAGAGCACGACTTTATCGTTTGTTCAGCTGGCGAAGTTGGGCGTAGCATAAAAATCGCTCCTAAAGTTCTCGCTGACTTTGTTCATGCTCAATTTGTCGAAATTAGAGAATAA
- the thiT gene encoding energy-coupled thiamine transporter ThiT, translating to MSNSKFNVRLLTEIAFMAALAFIISLIPNTVYGWIIVEIACIPILILSFRRGLTAGLVGGLIWGILSMITGHAYILTLSQAFLEYLIAPVSLGIAGLFRQKTAPLKLVPVLLGTFVAVLLKYFFHFIAGIIFWSQYAWKGWGAVAYSLAVNGISAIFTAIAAFVILIIFVKKFPKLFIYSNY from the coding sequence ATGTCTAATTCTAAGTTCAATGTCCGTTTATTAACGGAAATTGCCTTCATGGCGGCACTCGCCTTCATCATCAGCCTTATTCCAAATACTGTTTATGGCTGGATTATTGTTGAAATCGCCTGTATCCCAATTCTTATTCTCAGTTTTCGTCGCGGCCTAACAGCTGGACTTGTCGGTGGATTAATCTGGGGAATTCTGTCAATGATTACTGGACACGCTTATATTTTAACCTTGTCTCAAGCTTTTCTTGAATATCTCATCGCCCCTGTTTCACTTGGAATTGCTGGACTTTTCCGCCAAAAAACAGCCCCTCTAAAACTTGTACCAGTTCTTTTGGGAACTTTTGTTGCTGTTCTTCTTAAATACTTCTTCCATTTTATTGCCGGAATCATTTTCTGGAGCCAATACGCTTGGAAAGGCTGGGGAGCCGTGGCTTATTCTCTTGCTGTCAATGGAATCAGTGCAATTTTTACTGCTATTGCTGCATTTGTCATTTTGATCATTTTCGTCAAAAAATTCCCTAAACTTTTCATTTATAGCAATTACTAA
- a CDS encoding MetQ/NlpA family ABC transporter substrate-binding protein codes for MNPRNRNILIVVIVVVIVAIAAFFGFNHKSGESKTANKTVNIGIMTGTKEDDAIWSTVSKTAKDKYGITLKFTHFTDYTQPNTALKNGDIDLNAFQHYAFLNAWNKANDGDLKAIGNTTISPIRLYSKKITSLSQIKSGDTIAVPNDASNESRALYVLKNAGLIGLSVSGDTLATVKDINSNPKNLVIKELDAAQTPRALDSITAAVINDDFATTAKLTVEESIYTEPVNKDSEQWINIIVANKKDANNKIYKEVVKAYQTEATKKAIEKAYPDKRKIAAWGLKLD; via the coding sequence ATGAATCCAAGAAACAGAAATATTTTAATTGTCGTTATTGTTGTTGTAATTGTTGCTATCGCTGCATTTTTCGGTTTTAATCATAAATCTGGTGAAAGTAAAACGGCAAATAAAACTGTGAATATTGGAATAATGACAGGAACAAAAGAAGATGATGCCATTTGGTCAACTGTTTCTAAAACAGCTAAAGATAAATATGGAATTACTTTAAAATTCACTCATTTTACAGATTATACACAACCAAATACAGCTTTGAAAAACGGCGATATTGATTTGAATGCCTTCCAACATTATGCTTTCTTGAATGCTTGGAATAAAGCTAATGACGGTGATTTGAAAGCAATTGGTAATACAACAATTTCACCAATTCGTCTTTATTCTAAAAAAATTACTTCATTGAGCCAAATTAAATCAGGAGATACAATTGCAGTACCTAATGACGCTTCAAATGAAAGTCGCGCACTTTATGTCTTGAAGAATGCTGGTTTGATTGGCCTTTCTGTATCAGGTGATACACTTGCGACAGTCAAAGATATTAATTCAAATCCAAAAAATTTGGTCATTAAAGAATTAGATGCGGCACAAACACCGCGTGCGCTTGATTCAATTACAGCGGCAGTAATTAATGACGATTTTGCAACAACAGCAAAATTAACGGTTGAAGAGTCTATTTATACTGAACCTGTAAACAAAGATAGCGAGCAGTGGATTAATATCATCGTTGCAAATAAAAAAGATGCTAATAACAAAATTTATAAAGAAGTTGTCAAAGCCTACCAAACTGAAGCAACGAAAAAAGCAATTGAGAAAGCTTATCCTGATAAGAGAAAAATTGCTGCTTGGGGATTGAAACTCGACTAA
- a CDS encoding MetQ/NlpA family ABC transporter substrate-binding protein — MNPRNRNIIIGIIVVVIVAIAAFIGFGQKSQANKTVNKTVKIGIMTGTKEDDSIWQTVSKTAKDKYGITLKFTHFTDYTQPNTALKNGDIDLNAFQHYAFLKAWNKANNGNLVAIGDTVISPISVYSKQLKNISDITEGGTIAVPNDASNESRALYVLKSAGLIKLDVSGQTLATVKDITSNPKNLVIKELDASQTARALDSVDAAVINNNYAVTAGLKKSDAIFTEPVNKDSQQWINIIVANKKDENNTVYKDVVKAYETEATKKTIAKAYPDKSTIPAWGLKLK; from the coding sequence ATGAATCCTAGAAATCGTAATATAATTATTGGAATAATTGTTGTTGTTATTGTAGCTATTGCTGCATTTATCGGCTTTGGTCAAAAATCTCAAGCAAATAAAACGGTAAATAAAACAGTGAAAATTGGGATAATGACAGGAACAAAAGAAGATGACAGCATTTGGCAAACGGTATCTAAAACTGCTAAAGATAAATATGGAATTACTTTGAAATTCACACACTTTACGGATTATACTCAGCCAAATACAGCATTGAAAAATGGCGATATTGACTTAAATGCCTTTCAACATTATGCTTTTTTAAAAGCATGGAATAAAGCAAATAATGGCAATTTAGTGGCGATTGGGGATACAGTGATTTCGCCAATCAGCGTTTACTCAAAACAACTCAAAAATATTTCAGATATCACAGAGGGTGGAACCATTGCGGTACCAAATGATGCTTCTAACGAAAGTCGTGCCCTTTATGTCTTGAAGTCTGCGGGCTTGATTAAATTGGATGTTTCTGGTCAAACACTGGCGACTGTCAAAGATATCACATCAAATCCAAAAAATTTGGTCATTAAAGAACTTGATGCTTCACAAACTGCGCGTGCTTTAGATTCAGTCGATGCAGCAGTTATCAATAATAATTATGCCGTTACTGCTGGTTTAAAGAAATCTGATGCCATTTTTACAGAACCAGTTAATAAAGATAGCCAACAATGGATTAATATTATTGTTGCTAATAAAAAAGACGAAAACAACACTGTTTATAAAGATGTTGTCAAAGCTTATGAAACAGAAGCAACCAAAAAAACTATTGCTAAGGCTTATCCGGACAAGAGTACAATTCCTGCTTGGGGCTTGAAATTAAAATAA
- a CDS encoding MetQ/NlpA family ABC transporter substrate-binding protein: MNPKNRNIIVALAVIIVVALVAFFSLNHQASKKSTAQKTVKVGIMSGDKQDQEVWKSVAKTAKEKYDLKLKFVYFSDYNQPNEALLSGDIDVNAFQSYNYVKTWNKAHKSDIVAVGNTYITPMHIYSKEVSKLSDLKEGSTVAIPNDASNESRALFVLQSAGLIKLTTSDSSKLVGLPDITENPHQLKFKEVDASQTPRALDSVALSVVNYNYATAASLPNSESVYMEPLNKTSAQYINFIAATSKEKNNKVYKEVAKAYASKATEKAIKEQYPDGGELPAWNLKL, from the coding sequence TTGAATCCGAAAAATAGAAATATTATTGTTGCACTTGCAGTGATTATCGTTGTTGCTTTGGTTGCTTTCTTTAGTTTAAATCATCAAGCAAGTAAAAAATCAACCGCTCAAAAAACAGTTAAGGTTGGAATCATGAGTGGGGACAAGCAAGACCAAGAGGTTTGGAAATCAGTAGCTAAAACCGCCAAAGAAAAATATGATTTAAAGCTAAAATTTGTTTATTTTTCTGATTATAATCAACCTAATGAAGCACTTCTTTCGGGAGATATTGATGTCAATGCCTTTCAATCTTATAATTATGTGAAAACTTGGAATAAAGCACATAAGAGTGATATTGTGGCAGTAGGAAATACTTATATTACACCAATGCACATTTATTCAAAAGAAGTCAGCAAATTGTCAGATTTAAAAGAAGGGTCAACCGTTGCAATACCAAATGATGCTTCAAATGAAAGTCGGGCATTGTTCGTGCTCCAAAGTGCAGGTTTGATTAAATTGACAACAAGTGATTCTAGCAAATTAGTTGGCTTACCAGATATCACAGAAAATCCGCATCAATTGAAATTCAAGGAAGTGGATGCAAGCCAAACACCGCGTGCGCTTGATTCTGTTGCTTTGTCAGTGGTTAACTATAATTATGCAACCGCAGCCAGCTTACCAAATTCTGAGTCTGTCTATATGGAACCTCTCAACAAAACTTCTGCTCAGTATATTAACTTTATTGCTGCGACAAGTAAAGAAAAAAATAATAAAGTTTACAAAGAAGTTGCCAAGGCTTATGCTTCAAAAGCGACAGAAAAAGCAATCAAAGAACAATATCCAGATGGCGGAGAATTGCCAGCTTGGAACTTGAAACTTTGA
- a CDS encoding MetQ/NlpA family ABC transporter substrate-binding protein, whose translation MNPRNRKILFGSLLLLVIIVGLITFTLRQGKSKSTSVSKIVKIGLMPGGKQEDAIWKQVQKNAKDQFGITLKFVNFTDGDQPNKALANHEVDLNAFQHYAYLKSWNKANNGNIVSIGDTIITPIHLYSTKYKNVTEIPDKSKIAIPNDVTNESRALYVLKNAGLIKLDTSRGALATVKDIRDNPKGLIIKEIDASQTPRALDSVAAAVINYNFAISAKISEKESIYQEPLNEDSAQWINFIAANQSDKNNKVYKEVVKAYEQKNIADTIKKEYPDGGELPAWNLKL comes from the coding sequence ATGAATCCAAGAAATCGAAAAATTCTTTTTGGAAGTTTGCTTTTGCTGGTTATTATCGTGGGTCTAATCACTTTTACTTTAAGACAGGGAAAAAGTAAATCTACTTCTGTCAGTAAAATCGTAAAAATAGGTTTGATGCCTGGTGGGAAACAAGAAGATGCCATTTGGAAACAAGTTCAAAAAAATGCAAAAGACCAATTTGGGATTACTTTAAAATTTGTCAATTTTACTGACGGAGATCAGCCCAATAAAGCTTTGGCTAACCATGAAGTGGACCTCAATGCCTTTCAACATTACGCTTACTTGAAATCATGGAATAAAGCTAATAATGGAAATATCGTATCAATTGGTGATACAATTATTACGCCGATTCATTTGTATTCGACAAAGTATAAAAATGTGACGGAAATTCCTGATAAAAGTAAGATTGCTATCCCAAATGATGTTACCAATGAAAGCCGCGCCCTTTATGTTTTAAAAAATGCAGGACTCATTAAACTTGATACTTCTAGAGGAGCATTAGCAACGGTTAAAGATATCAGAGATAATCCTAAAGGCTTAATTATCAAAGAAATTGATGCAAGTCAAACCCCACGTGCGCTTGATTCTGTTGCTGCAGCAGTCATTAATTATAATTTTGCTATTTCAGCAAAAATTTCGGAGAAAGAATCAATTTATCAAGAACCTTTAAATGAAGATTCAGCTCAATGGATTAATTTTATTGCGGCAAATCAGTCTGATAAAAATAATAAAGTTTATAAAGAAGTGGTCAAGGCTTATGAGCAAAAAAATATCGCTGATACCATTAAAAAAGAATATCCAGATGGTGGAGAACTCCCCGCTTGGAATTTAAAATTGTAA